A single window of Onychostoma macrolepis isolate SWU-2019 chromosome 16, ASM1243209v1, whole genome shotgun sequence DNA harbors:
- the pou3f1 gene encoding POU domain, class 3, transcription factor 1 encodes MATTAQYIPRNNSLPSNPLMHPDSDRMHQGTTYREVQKMMHHEYLQGLATNTGHPMSLTHHQWLPTSNTDWTSGTHIGQAEHNKGSVQSREDLGNGYHRSHLVHQPTQNSHHGSWAPTTTHHLSPLSPASNGHQSLVYSQTGYTMLSPQPSLHHGLRDPLHDDAGSHDNQMESPQQPFSHHQDHSDEDAPSSDDLEQFAKQFKQRRIKLGFTQADVGLALGTLYGNVFSQTTICRFEALQLSFKNMCKLKPLLNKWLEETDSNTGSPTNLDKIAAQGRKRKKRTSIEVGVKGALENHFLKCPKPSAHEITTLAGTLQLEKEVVRVWFCNRRQKEKRMTPVGVPHPTMEDVYSQAETPPLHHTLQSPVQ; translated from the coding sequence ATGGCGACAACAGCTCAGTATATTCCGCGGAATAACTCATTGCCTTCGAACCCGCTAATGCATCCGGATTCGGACAGGATGCACCAGGGGACGACCTACAGAGAGGTGCAGAAAATGATGCACCACGAGTACTTACAAGGGCTAGCGACCAACACGGGACATCCGATGAGCCTAACGCACCACCAGTGGCTGCCCACTTCCAACACCGACTGGACCAGCGGCACCCACATCGGACAAGCAGAGCACAACAAAGGCAGCGTGCAGAGCAGAGAAGACCTGGGGAACGGCTATCACAGATCGCATCTGGTCCACCAGCCGACGCAAAACAGCCACCACGGATCATGGGCGCCGACCACAACGCACCACTTATCCCCGCTCTCGCCCGCCTCCAACGGTCACCAGTCGCTGGTCTACTCTCAGACGGGCTACACTATGTTAAGCCCCCAGCCGTCGCTGCACCACGGCTTGCGAGACCCGCTCCACGACGACGCGGGGAGCCATGATAACCAGATGGAGTCACCTCAGCAGCCGTTCAGCCACCATCAGGACCACTCAGACGAAGACGCCCCAAGCTCCGACGACCTGGAGCAGTTCGCCAAACAGTTCAAGCAGAGGCGCATCAAACTTGGTTTTACGCAGGCGGACGTGGGCTTAGCGCTGGGCACGCTCTACGGAAACGTCTTTTCCCAGACCACCATCTGTAGATTTGAGGCTCTGCAGCTGAGTTTCAAGAACATGTGCAAACTTAAGCCTCTGCTTAACAAATGGCTCGAGGAGACAGATTCAAACACAGGCAGCCCCACGAATTTGGACAAGATTGCAGCACAGGGCCGGAAACGAAAGAAGAGGACCTCCATCGAAGTCGGAGTCAAAGGGGCACTGGAAAACCATTTCTTAAAGTGCCCCAAGCCCTCCGCCCACGAAATCACCACTTTAGCTGGCACTCTGCAGTTGGAAAAAGAGGTTGTGCGTGTGTGGTTTTGCAacagaagacagaaagagaaaagaatgaCACCAGTGGGGGTCCCTCATCCAACCATGGAGGACGTATACTCGCAAGCGGAGACACCCCCTCTCCACCACACGCTACAGAGTCCTGTCCAGTGA